In a genomic window of Ignavibacteria bacterium:
- the rpsP gene encoding 30S ribosomal protein S16: MMVKLRLRRRGRKKHPFYDIVAIDGRARRDGASIERVGYIDPMTNPKNVVLDASRALYWLNVGAQPTDIVHQILSREGVLLRRHLGFKGKTEEEIEAAVAQHKAVAQSRYDRLKKRRADRDKARAEAAKAPVVEAAPEVAPVAEAAPEVAPVAEAAPEVAPVAEAAPEAAPEAPAAE, translated from the coding sequence ATCATGGTAAAACTCCGCTTGCGTCGCCGCGGTCGTAAGAAGCACCCCTTCTATGACATCGTTGCGATCGACGGACGCGCTCGTCGAGACGGCGCTTCGATCGAACGGGTCGGCTATATCGACCCAATGACAAACCCAAAGAACGTTGTTCTTGATGCATCACGTGCGCTCTATTGGCTCAACGTGGGTGCTCAGCCAACAGACATCGTTCATCAGATCCTCAGCCGCGAAGGAGTTCTCCTCCGCCGTCACCTTGGTTTCAAGGGCAAGACGGAAGAAGAGATCGAAGCCGCCGTTGCACAACATAAGGCTGTTGCGCAGTCTCGCTACGACCGCCTTAAGAAGCGTCGTGCAGACCGCGATAAGGCACGCGCAGAAGCTGCCAAGGCACCTGTTGTTGAAGCAGCTCCTGAAGTAGCCCCTGTTGCAGAAGCAGCTCCTGAAGTAGCTCCTGTTGCAGAAGCAGCTCCTGAAGTAGCTCCTGTTGCAGAAGCAGCTCCTGAAGCAGCTCCTGAAGCTCCAGCCGCAGAATAA
- a CDS encoding CRTAC1 family protein: protein MLRSPLSSAIAFLIAVLTVDASARLDTVRLDNGTAGSANSVRAQWEESVILSPERPCHVKKILVYYGAGTGSDEIRITGDASEGTIPPSQYCFSYNTLVAQTVNVTKTGWVEVDVSAHGLVIGGYDRIVVQHLLRTGGPVWAQDNNGMTAVTSFLYDPISPNPNFYNIPGIYYRATGDYMVRLVVEDVHEFRPAPQFSDVSAEMGLTNTDGSAIRSDQATVVDWDNDGFDDVCLGAFYFHNDSGVRFTRVTLPMAGGPTSWGDVDNDGDMDCFVAAGNLSDQLWRNDGNGVFVDVTSASFVTNDAPTVTALWFDMDHDGDLDLFLANGRREVNGQETYFQDKLLRNNGAMQFSDVTTSSQLALGEPSPFYDTWGASLCDFNSDGWTDIFVATYRLAPDRLYRNNMNGTFTEVSQQTGAIGIATTQPQYFGHGMGSDWADIDNDGDLDLAVGNLGHPDSRAQYSNPSLILRNTGSNASPSFTNWYGTDAQGILRWHGVKFREMNAGMCFGDLDHDGSSDLWHGQISYEAFGAGANRPAHLYYGSTTPNTPFVDRAWEQGLFIHGAWTAVRFDVDRDGDLDLLCASGTENIKLFRNDVAKLGNSITLRLRDASASSHRDAYGAHATIYAGGKQYHRWMPGTVSGGRMSQMSQDLHVGIGRSTIDSVVVVWPNGSRTSYTTATENGAWIVAKNGSVSPLTQPRALQLAPATGSIDHASPVILQWTGPRGSIYDVVIGLKPDFNQPLRDVMGAASDTIIFNNGTPGTTYFWRVRLSGQKWSPTWNFTIGRPAALPVQLETPAHQAINVPTIAPLVWHKATYAGSLSLPLTYTVELASDPNFSENLQRLVGVVDTTVTATGIGTASVQYWRVRADNQWQNGIWSNVRKFTTYDVPGSIELVFPANNATNVTTRPRFTWNRNAFVDRGYEVEVDTVETFATAVKRKAGDTSLAITPPLKPSKTYYWHVRGTNTAGSGEFSSTYTFNTASTTSVDEGAMEINTTIQTIELYDVLGRLITSGSIEDRPEMLGRSHGLVLCVERSASGSVIRSYTTFR, encoded by the coding sequence ATGCTGCGCAGCCCCCTTTCAAGTGCTATTGCGTTTCTCATAGCGGTGCTTACTGTTGATGCTTCGGCACGGCTTGATACAGTACGACTCGACAACGGGACGGCAGGGTCAGCGAATTCGGTTCGTGCCCAGTGGGAAGAGTCTGTTATCCTCAGTCCCGAACGTCCATGCCACGTCAAGAAGATCCTCGTTTACTACGGCGCAGGCACCGGAAGCGATGAGATCCGCATCACCGGCGACGCATCTGAAGGCACGATCCCACCCTCACAGTATTGCTTCTCGTACAACACCCTCGTTGCTCAGACGGTAAACGTCACAAAGACAGGATGGGTTGAGGTTGATGTGAGCGCGCACGGACTCGTCATCGGTGGATACGATCGCATTGTCGTGCAGCACCTACTTCGAACAGGTGGTCCGGTCTGGGCTCAGGACAACAACGGGATGACGGCCGTTACCTCGTTTCTCTACGACCCGATCTCCCCGAATCCGAATTTCTATAACATCCCGGGTATCTACTACCGTGCCACCGGCGACTACATGGTTCGGCTCGTTGTTGAGGACGTTCATGAGTTCCGTCCTGCTCCCCAATTCAGTGATGTCTCGGCAGAAATGGGGCTCACCAATACCGACGGATCAGCTATCCGATCGGATCAGGCCACCGTGGTCGACTGGGATAACGACGGATTCGACGACGTATGCCTCGGAGCGTTTTACTTCCACAACGACAGCGGTGTTCGATTCACGCGGGTAACACTTCCGATGGCAGGCGGCCCAACATCGTGGGGAGACGTGGATAACGATGGAGACATGGACTGTTTTGTAGCCGCAGGTAACTTATCCGACCAACTATGGCGCAATGATGGCAACGGGGTCTTTGTTGACGTCACATCTGCATCGTTTGTCACGAATGACGCACCAACTGTAACAGCGCTTTGGTTTGATATGGATCACGATGGAGATCTCGATCTTTTTCTCGCAAACGGCCGTAGAGAAGTGAACGGTCAGGAAACCTACTTCCAAGACAAGCTCTTGCGCAATAATGGCGCTATGCAATTCTCCGACGTCACAACATCATCCCAACTAGCATTGGGAGAACCAAGCCCGTTCTATGATACATGGGGCGCATCATTGTGTGACTTCAATAGCGATGGATGGACCGACATCTTCGTTGCGACATATCGGTTAGCGCCTGATCGCTTATATCGCAACAACATGAATGGAACGTTCACCGAGGTCTCGCAACAGACAGGTGCTATTGGCATCGCTACAACCCAGCCACAGTACTTCGGACATGGCATGGGCAGTGATTGGGCAGATATCGACAACGATGGAGACCTTGACCTAGCCGTTGGCAACCTTGGTCACCCCGATTCACGCGCTCAGTACTCAAACCCATCACTTATTCTCCGCAATACCGGTAGCAACGCGTCACCATCCTTCACAAATTGGTACGGAACAGATGCCCAAGGCATCCTGCGCTGGCATGGTGTGAAGTTCCGTGAAATGAATGCCGGGATGTGTTTTGGAGACCTTGACCACGATGGCAGTTCGGATCTCTGGCACGGTCAGATATCGTATGAAGCCTTTGGTGCCGGCGCGAACCGTCCCGCCCACCTCTACTATGGTTCAACAACCCCCAACACGCCCTTTGTTGACCGCGCATGGGAGCAAGGGCTCTTTATCCATGGTGCATGGACCGCTGTACGTTTCGATGTCGATCGCGATGGAGATCTCGACCTTCTTTGCGCCAGCGGCACAGAGAACATTAAACTCTTCCGCAATGACGTTGCGAAACTCGGCAACAGCATCACCCTCCGTCTTCGTGATGCCTCTGCATCCTCACATCGCGACGCATACGGTGCCCATGCAACGATCTATGCAGGGGGCAAGCAATACCATCGATGGATGCCCGGCACGGTATCCGGTGGACGCATGTCGCAAATGTCACAAGACCTCCACGTTGGCATTGGACGGAGCACGATCGACAGCGTCGTTGTTGTGTGGCCGAATGGCTCGCGTACATCGTACACAACAGCTACCGAGAATGGTGCGTGGATCGTGGCAAAGAACGGATCAGTGTCGCCTCTCACGCAACCACGCGCACTACAACTGGCACCAGCTACCGGATCGATCGATCACGCTTCGCCCGTCATCTTGCAGTGGACCGGTCCTCGGGGTTCCATCTACGATGTTGTGATCGGGCTCAAGCCGGACTTCAATCAGCCACTGCGCGATGTAATGGGAGCTGCAAGCGATACGATCATCTTCAATAACGGCACACCCGGAACTACATACTTCTGGCGGGTACGTCTGAGTGGTCAAAAGTGGTCGCCAACATGGAACTTCACCATCGGTCGTCCGGCAGCTCTCCCTGTACAACTCGAGACCCCTGCTCACCAAGCCATCAACGTGCCCACCATCGCACCACTCGTTTGGCATAAGGCAACCTATGCGGGTAGCCTGTCGCTTCCATTGACCTACACCGTAGAGCTTGCATCAGATCCAAACTTCTCGGAGAACCTACAACGACTTGTTGGCGTAGTAGACACAACGGTAACTGCCACCGGAATCGGCACCGCCTCTGTCCAGTATTGGCGTGTGCGTGCTGACAACCAATGGCAGAACGGCATTTGGTCCAACGTTCGAAAGTTCACCACGTATGATGTACCCGGAAGCATCGAACTCGTTTTCCCGGCGAACAATGCAACGAATGTCACTACCCGTCCGCGATTCACCTGGAACCGCAATGCCTTCGTTGATCGCGGATATGAAGTTGAGGTAGACACAGTAGAGACGTTTGCAACCGCTGTAAAACGCAAGGCAGGAGACACCTCACTGGCCATCACGCCCCCTCTCAAACCTTCCAAGACCTACTATTGGCATGTACGAGGAACGAACACAGCAGGAAGCGGAGAGTTCAGCAGCACCTACACGTTCAACACCGCATCAACAACGTCAGTGGATGAGGGGGCGATGGAGATCAACACCACGATACAGACGATAGAGCTCTACGATGTACTCGGAAGACTGATAACATCAGGTTCTATCGAAGACAGACCAGAGATGCTCGGACGCAGCCACGGTCTTGTCTTGTGTGTTGAACGTTCGGCATCTGGGAGCGTCATCAGGTCCTATACAACGTTCCGGTAA
- a CDS encoding cation diffusion facilitator family transporter: MFNAITAARQIIRPLLRRDAPEYASMISLIVCIVMAAVSLVIGLVQRSLIVQTNGYITLIDIGNSLLFLAAVQRSMRDPDMTFNYGYGKYESLAILVSANLLIVLTIFTISEAVLIFQTPPVDQNSYLLLTWSAASFFVMRFTGRLLNTYANRFHMPMLKYDAELWRVDSWIEIGVFASLIVSGVLQYLGQYSIGAVLDGIVSIGMLIVAIQVPLKHGSEAFRQLLDRTLPDEMQYEILAVIAENHDRMCEFKSVHTRQSGKDIFIEIDLVMPFDYTLEHLYQLEADILKGLHQKFPTAIPRVYVTPCDHQCEHAGTTTCPVKKAIQPPTYLA; encoded by the coding sequence ATGTTCAACGCAATAACAGCAGCCCGTCAGATCATTCGTCCGCTCCTGAGGCGTGATGCTCCCGAATACGCATCGATGATCTCTCTCATCGTTTGTATTGTGATGGCCGCTGTTTCACTTGTGATCGGCCTCGTTCAGCGGTCCTTGATCGTGCAAACGAACGGATACATCACACTGATCGACATCGGGAACTCGCTGCTGTTCCTTGCGGCCGTTCAACGCTCCATGCGCGATCCGGACATGACCTTCAACTACGGATACGGCAAGTATGAAAGCCTAGCGATCCTTGTAAGTGCGAATCTCCTCATCGTCCTCACGATCTTCACGATCAGCGAGGCTGTGCTGATCTTCCAAACGCCACCGGTTGACCAGAACTCCTATCTCTTGCTAACATGGAGCGCTGCATCATTCTTTGTGATGCGTTTCACCGGCAGACTTCTGAATACGTATGCGAATCGTTTTCACATGCCCATGCTCAAGTACGATGCAGAGCTGTGGCGTGTTGATTCATGGATCGAGATCGGCGTGTTTGCCAGCCTCATCGTAAGTGGCGTACTCCAGTACCTCGGACAATATTCCATTGGTGCGGTGCTTGACGGCATCGTCTCCATTGGAATGCTCATCGTTGCCATCCAAGTTCCGCTGAAACACGGGAGCGAGGCATTCCGTCAGTTACTTGACAGAACGCTGCCGGACGAGATGCAGTACGAGATCCTCGCTGTGATCGCTGAGAATCACGACCGAATGTGCGAGTTCAAAAGTGTTCACACACGCCAGTCCGGCAAGGACATCTTCATAGAGATCGATCTTGTGATGCCGTTTGACTATACACTCGAGCATCTATATCAGCTAGAAGCGGATATTCTCAAGGGGCTTCATCAGAAGTTTCCAACGGCTATCCCGCGTGTATACGTTACGCCGTGCGATCACCAGTGTGAACACGCGGGCACAACTACGTGTCCGGTGAAGAAAGCCATTCAGCCCCCTACTTACCTCGCTTGA
- a CDS encoding OmpA family protein, translating to MKHPLCRRLLLALCFFFVPLIASAQWWKVTRPEDVWLFQIGMSADLNMVMHSGDFVLPQAPTCCVGYTSAQSFGPAISAFIRQEVTKTFRLTLRGTFASYNGTFETDENIFVSGATEGVTRHSLDARMSWLGGEFLVDIRVFDPLRLMLGASAGIMSQPTFTQEETLIVPGTGTFENGRRVRNETVNADITGLSSPQLGAVVGLGYDIPLTENHSVVLTPEILYTIGLSDIVEGQDWKANMLRVGASIAMSLNAPEPPTPVERRREEFVDSVIVDIAPDAERRRVPGQERIVTDTVVATDLVTITDRAYRTDTVFSPPPPIIYAKIAAKAVEASGALKDIFTINVSTQFITEALPILPVVFFEAQSISLSFRYHQVADPKEYDASAVAPRTTAVHREILNIVGERMKNMPNATIRLRGTSDPTTEGADCDLAKKRATAVKDYLVRVWGVSGDRISVETASGSCAPERATRQQSEEGYSENRRVEILTNDLALLSSVAKRRFNEAQTVDPPKIMFDPFGTSQQYLTDWTLEATSGSTVVFSQSGKGVPGQVTQVLTPATADLMQDGKPVDVKLKVNAIRGVSATAVTKLAVKKDTTKIELERLTLTLFDVASDEITPIAEEQIKTFIENVPAGSTVVVRGYADMLGNAEFNKKLSQKRADAVCSTIKKHLKKRVDLACNEIRTDRFPPGIESYATPEERFLSRTVQIEVKRGK from the coding sequence AGTTTTGGTCCGGCCATTTCTGCGTTCATTCGTCAAGAGGTTACGAAGACATTTCGACTCACATTGCGCGGAACCTTTGCGTCCTACAACGGAACGTTTGAGACAGATGAAAACATCTTTGTTTCAGGTGCCACGGAGGGCGTAACGCGCCATTCCCTTGATGCACGCATGTCGTGGCTCGGCGGTGAGTTCCTCGTGGACATTCGCGTGTTCGACCCGCTGCGTCTTATGCTTGGTGCATCGGCCGGGATCATGTCCCAACCAACGTTCACTCAAGAAGAAACTCTTATCGTTCCTGGTACCGGCACGTTTGAGAATGGACGCCGCGTGCGGAATGAAACAGTTAATGCCGACATCACGGGACTGTCATCGCCACAGCTCGGTGCAGTCGTGGGCCTCGGGTATGATATCCCCCTCACAGAGAACCACTCCGTTGTCCTTACGCCGGAGATCCTCTATACCATCGGCCTTAGTGATATCGTAGAGGGTCAGGACTGGAAAGCGAACATGCTGCGCGTTGGCGCTAGCATCGCGATGTCTCTTAACGCACCAGAGCCTCCAACGCCGGTGGAGCGCAGACGTGAAGAGTTTGTGGACTCCGTGATCGTAGACATCGCACCAGATGCTGAACGTCGCCGAGTACCGGGGCAAGAACGAATCGTCACGGATACCGTGGTTGCTACAGACTTGGTTACGATCACCGATCGGGCCTATCGCACAGATACAGTGTTCAGTCCGCCCCCTCCGATCATCTATGCCAAGATCGCTGCCAAGGCCGTTGAAGCGTCAGGTGCACTGAAGGACATCTTTACGATCAATGTCTCAACGCAATTCATCACAGAAGCTCTTCCTATTCTCCCCGTTGTGTTCTTCGAGGCCCAATCCATTTCGTTGTCCTTCCGCTATCATCAAGTGGCGGATCCTAAGGAATACGATGCGTCGGCAGTTGCGCCTCGAACTACAGCCGTGCACCGCGAGATCCTGAACATCGTTGGCGAGCGGATGAAGAACATGCCAAATGCCACGATCAGGTTGCGCGGAACATCAGACCCTACCACGGAAGGAGCTGATTGTGATCTTGCGAAAAAACGTGCAACAGCTGTGAAGGACTACCTTGTTCGTGTCTGGGGCGTGAGCGGAGATCGGATCTCGGTTGAAACGGCAAGTGGCTCGTGCGCTCCTGAACGTGCAACTCGACAACAGTCAGAAGAAGGGTACTCGGAGAATCGTCGCGTTGAGATCCTGACCAATGATCTTGCCTTGCTCAGTTCTGTAGCCAAACGCAGATTCAATGAAGCACAAACAGTGGATCCGCCGAAGATCATGTTCGATCCGTTTGGAACGAGTCAGCAGTACCTCACAGATTGGACACTTGAAGCAACATCGGGGTCCACGGTGGTGTTCTCACAGTCCGGCAAGGGCGTGCCCGGACAAGTCACACAGGTCCTTACGCCGGCAACAGCCGACCTAATGCAGGATGGCAAACCGGTGGATGTGAAGCTGAAGGTGAATGCGATCCGTGGAGTGTCTGCAACGGCTGTCACTAAGCTCGCCGTTAAGAAGGACACAACAAAGATCGAGTTGGAGCGCCTTACACTAACGCTCTTTGATGTGGCCAGCGATGAGATCACGCCGATCGCAGAAGAACAGATCAAGACGTTTATCGAGAACGTCCCTGCTGGTTCAACGGTGGTAGTTCGTGGGTATGCCGACATGCTTGGGAACGCGGAGTTCAATAAGAAGCTTTCCCAGAAGCGCGCCGATGCCGTCTGTTCCACGATCAAGAAACACCTCAAGAAGCGTGTGGATCTGGCGTGTAATGAGATCCGTACGGACCGATTCCCACCAGGTATTGAATCCTACGCTACACCGGAAGAACGTTTCCTCAGCCGTACAGTACAGATCGAGGTCAAGCGAGGTAAGTAG